The nucleotide sequence TCGATGGTTCATCGATGTTTTACAGCAAGACTTAAGgaatacaaataattcaaaagtTCATCTTTAGAAAAGTTAATGTCAAAACTATTACAAAcggatatacaatatttttttctctatcacttattggttttaaaaaattatttaaaaaaacattttcatcgtTCTTTCTCAAAGATATAGTTgtagaattaattatttgtatcgattcaataaaaatatatatacttggaTGTTTAATCCTGACAATATGTTGAAATTTATTGTTGAATGCTTCAGATATATTATTAGTGCGGGCAAAACctttttttgatacattatacatatatatgttaccGGCAAAGTGTTGAATCCGGTATTATATAGAAATCCTAGGTATTCTATAGATTGCCAAAAATGAGcagtaaaagtataaaacacatacaataactatataggtattctatAGATTACCTAACCTCAAGCAGGATAAGTATACAatcaatataaaacttatatattttatctgttgTTATAgaggtaaacataaaataatacatattataatatagtaattcaaccgtttatgatttattattttaagatcataaaaatatttttgcaggtAATAATTGATGGGTATTTTAGATTAGGGATTAAGGAAGGgcttttaaaatctttatatagAAGGTCTCAATTCTCAATatgccaaaaaaatttaataacacttGACCAAGTTCCAAGAGAAAATACATTTGCTTTACGCACAATTGCAACTCAACAATCTACAGGAACTGGACAAGGTTTTATAAAATGCACATGCAAGACTAAGTGTCAatccaaaaaatgtttgtgcATAAAGAAGACTAATATTTTATGCAGTTCGAAATGCCATTCATCATCTGTATGctgtaataaatgaataataaccaataaataatcataaacatattttgatttaatacgtattaaatgtatttaattaaacgtATTTAATGTACATTACCTAACATAGTATTGGCATTCTATAAAAATCCTGGGAAATCTATAGATTTCCTaggcataatataaattaacattcaaATTTGATACATTGCCAAATAGTTCAAGGAATTATATAGAATGCCTAGGAAATTTATAGAATGTCTATATTCAACACTTTGCCGGTAACATATACACTCCATAAATGTGGTGTTTTAGATACGTGGTTTCAAATTCCGTAGTTGTTGccttataatttcttataatatatattttattacagtctACTAAGAATAGTTAGTATTGTAATGCTATATAGTGCTAATATAGTGTTACAcccacagatataaaatactagatagctaACAAGACATTGAACATTGAAGTTATCCGCCATATGCGTGTAggtcaatgtttacataattatctTATCAATAAGACATGATAACAATCTGATGgtcaaaatacttttatatctgACGATGGAATATTgaataaggataatattatgtgttgtcattaaaaaccattgcaatagaaatatatattttttatatttttttaatattttataaaaaaattttattctgtgcgaataatatcatgttatcatACAGTATTGATatgataattatgtaaacattgaccCACACGCATATGGTGGCTGACTTCAACATCGATTATCCTAATGTAGACAAGTtagctatctagtattttatatctgtggttACACCTTAAAGTTTATAATCCATCAAAACGAACCTTGTTgagataacattttttgtataaaaatattattataacattataatttctaacaacgaataaaattagtataaagttattataataatattataatattatcattataaaatgctgtctgggataaGTGGGATtgactattatacctattgacCGGGGACCAATTGTCCGTTTACCGATAACTTCATAACCTTGGTTAAGCGTAACCGagatttaaactatgattgtagaACGGGCCCTAAGTCGGTTAAGGCCTAACGTggctaagtcggttataataagcaaagtatataataattactacttaatttatagttattatattcaatatattagataggaaaattgataaaatatttacttctgtcgtACTATTTACTTCATAAAAACTTGNNNNNNNNNNNNNNNNNNNNNNNNNNNNNNNNNNNNNNNNNNNNNNNNNNNNNNNNNNNNNNNNNNNNNNNNNNNNNNNNNNNNNNNNNNNNNNNNNNNNtatatatataatgtgtatatatgtattaatgtttttccattaaaatgtttactgctattattttacgattgatttataataattataattataatataatataatataatgtatcgtACGATATCTGATATCCGTATTAATAATGTTTCtggaataaacaataataataataataataaatataacgcgttttattttttcctatataatatcataatatattatacagtgatttTGACAGTGCAtatgtgtatagtaataataggtataaaaatattatttcacaataatacaagtaacgtacaataatatgaatGCAATGTTCTGTAACAATATAAcaacgtatacatatatatatatatattataatatattatattatgcctagTCAACTATTAATTTTCCTATATCCCTGGCCGGCGGTTGAATGCACCGTGTGGAATTCGGTGGACAGCGGCACATCAATAGTTTGTATAAGAAAACATCGCTGACCCGTCAATTTCTTCGAGTCTGATCGGCTGTAAAAATaacgtatgatatattataaattataatatagtataatataatataataatatattacccatTCGATGACGtcagcggtggcggcggcggcgtcgtcgtCGATCGGATAGTCTGTACTGTTTTCGCGCATTTTCTTGTGCCAACACTCGGCGAGCTGTTTGTGTGCAAACAATTTGATCTGGTTCGTGAAACTGTATTCATTTTTCGGGACGATATTCAGTGTCGATAAATCGCTGTGGATATTGCAGATGATCGCTGTAATTTCTTCAACTGACGAGGATTTTTCTACGGGTACATTTGCGTATAAATACGTGGCCATAAGATCAGTTTGTCCCATCACCATGTGACGTACAATGTTAGATTTTTGGGCGATAACCTCGTTGATAATCCATTGCATGTCTTGGAGCTTTAATAGATTTCTTCTGCTCAATAATACACGGCGCCCTTGCTGGTGGTGGGATTCGATAACCAGCATATTATCACCGCGATAACTAATTTTGGACAGTGTGATCGTCTCGTCCCGGAGTAATAGTTTTTCGCGGCTTTTAACCGGAGGGTCGGTTATAATCGATAGAATATGCCCCATCAACGAGTAAAGGCGACGTAAAAAATCGGCTGTTATACATACGAACCGCGATGGCGCGATTATCCGGATAGATACGTTGAAATCTTTGGACGGGTCGAGCCCGATGCTGATAGACTTGCGGCCTAAAAAGTCTATGACGAATTCAGTGGTATCGATTGATTCAACGAGCTGGCTNNNNNNNNNNNNNNNNNNNNNNNNNNNNNNNNNNNNNNNNNNNNNNNNNNNNNNNNNNNNNNNNNNNNNNNNNNNNNNNNNNNNNNNNNNNNNNNNNNNNCGTCCCGGAGTAACAGTTTTTCGCGGCTTTTAACCCGGTGGGTCGGTTATAATCGACAGAATATGCCCCATCAACGAGTAAAGGCGACGTAAAAAAATCGGCTGTTATACATACGAACCGCGATGGCGCGATTATCCGGATAGATACGTTGAAATCTTTGGACGGGTCGAGCCCGATGCTGATAGACTTGCGGCCTAAAAAGTCTATGACGAAATCAGTGGTATCGATTGATTCAACGAGCTGCATATCCCCATCTAGTCGCAGTTGAACGTCACGTTCCGTCatcatttattgtttattatattaagtttaactATGAAAAGTAATATTGAAACACTGCTGCACTTGGTGAACGTCGAACAGCTGCACCGGTAATGATCTACGATTATCATAAATCTCGGCCGTGTATATGACGTTCGCAtgcgaattaaaaataataataataattatcttagtCAATAGATTGTCCACGGTAAGCGCGAATATGCCGCGAATTATATGGGTGTAGACTTCACTGCTGAATACGCCGCGTATGCACATTCCCGCCGATCGCGCAGGATGAATGCGATATAATTTTTCAACGCATCGACACATTAAATTAGCTTATgttgtacaatatacaatattactatatatctatagagtatatactttggtgtatataggtatatactataggtatgtatagagtatatactttagtatatataggtatatactataggtatgtatagagtatatactttactatatatatataggtatatactgtagtatgttagagtatataggtatatactatagtatgtatagagtatatacttttgtatatatactatataggtatatactataatatgtatgtatgtatgtatgtatgtatgtatgtatgtgtatatatatatatatattagacgCTCGGGGAAGCCCGCGATGACGCGGGAGGCGCGGGACGACGTAGTTCCGGTGTGGGAGGGGGTGGGGAGAGGAGCTCGGGAAGCGCACGACGACGCGGGAGGCGCGGGACGACGTAGTACAGGTGAGGGGAGTGGGGAGGGGAAGCATGATGACGTAGTGAAGCATGATAACAGGTAAGGGGGTGGGgagcatagataatataagaatggataggacataagaacttatcgcatgaaaatttagtgatactattttaaggttatatggagcgaatattgatgtgataattgataaataataatgaatattaaataacataattttattttgttaaaatattattttccaatttccattttccaggaacaggtggcaaaacaatcaaaattcaaaatacaaactgacaaatatctaaatataactgactatcatatttattcattattatttaataaaacagttttgcacataacctcaaaaagcctcatattgtctttctctctttactttctctcttccccaaaaaagcacacggcctcatatggaactggtataggcatgtcctatccattcttatattatctatggtggGGAGGGGAAAGAAACGCATGGAAGCTCAGTGTAGGTGAGCGGAATGGGGAAGGGAAAGAAGCATGATGACGTAGACAGGTGAGGGGAGTGGGGGAGGGAGTCGCAGGATGACGTAGGGAGTCGCAGTGTTGGCGGTGGTTGGGGGGGAGGGTGTCGCAAGGAGTCGCAGTGTAGGCGGTGGTTGGGGGGGAGGGTGTCGCAAAGAGTCGCAGTGTAGGCGGTTGCGGGAAGGAGTCGCAGGGTGGGAGGGGGGTGAAGCGGGGGGGGGGGAGTCAGAACCGGCTATTTCATACTACTAATGTCTAAGGTTAAAATTTGGGTTTGGAATTACGCTAAACGTGTAGGAGATAAAGCTTACTGCGATTTATGCgaagaaaattctaataatgaATTTTCGTGTGTTGGTGGAACAACTGGATCAGTACTTcgtcatttaaaaaacattcataatatatcaaaccaACAAGAAAGTAATAAAACACAAAGGtgcgtattgtataatatgtcagAACTAAcacatttagtaataataataacagcgagcaatattacctataatattatgataattttaatatttaacaatttttttagtggTTTAATTTCCTACATTAGTTTtagcatgacaaaatagataggtatgtcagcaacttTGTGATACGCACGAGACGTTCCACCCCACTTCACCTCGTCATAATCGTAGTTCTCAGCTTCTCATTGGTCGAATATTTTATACGCGGTTTTGTATACTacccacggatatagatactatggttgcacaacgaacaataatatgacgtcgccaaatgttcttatcaagttacataaatacatacatagtatccatacaaaaaaaagtcgcgacatactagcgctccaccgtggctaggtaacccggtttggttaccgtacttagtagtagttgtagagggcgctagtaaaacgcgactttttgtcagaattgataagaacattcggcgccgctcagcactgtgatccaatatgggccgtcgtgcaaccatagtatctatatccgtgatactacctatattatagtatcacaccacgattaaagataagattatctTTAATCCTGTATCACACTAGTATAGTTCAGTGCGCCTGTGCATTTtctcattgttttaaattaaatactaaagaaTAACGAACTAAacgtaattgtaatttatttaaatttttatattattcttggtaagtacatatttttgtcAGTTGgtaaattttcgttttttaattttttcttgctTTTTTGAATGACGTGTACTTGATTGttcattattcaaattatttagacGAATATATGTTCGTGTTCGTATCAGACATAAAATAACTTCATCAGGTATGTTTAAAAGCTGAATTTTGGGTGcaactattttgtataaatttttaaaaacttgtgGTTTTTTAGATAATGTGTCCCCGTGAAAATTGTTGAAATCTCTTTCCAGTTGTAAGACTGCTTTAAAAAGATTTTCggatggaatttttaaattgcctTTGGATAAATGATTTGTCCAGT is from Acyrthosiphon pisum isolate AL4f unplaced genomic scaffold, pea_aphid_22Mar2018_4r6ur Scaffold_21763;HRSCAF=24797, whole genome shotgun sequence and encodes:
- the LOC107885652 gene encoding uncharacterized protein LOC107885652; this encodes MTERDVQLRLDGDMQLVESIDTTDFVIDFLGRKSISIGLDPSKDFNVSIRIIAPSRQLVESIDTTEFVIDFLGRKSISIGLDPSKDFNVSIRIIAPSRFVCITADFLRRLYSLMGHILSIITDPPVKSREKLLLRDETITLSKISYRGDNMLVIESHHQQGRRVLLSRRNLLKLQDMQWIINEVIAQKSNIVRHMVMGQTDLMATYLYANVPVEKSSSVEEITAIICNIHSDLSTLNIVPKNEYSFTNQIKLFAHKQLAECWHKKMRENSTDYPIDDDAAAATADVIEWPIRLEEIDGSAMFSYTNY
- the LOC115034961 gene encoding uncharacterized protein LOC115034961 codes for the protein MNELQLTVADSDISNETSTVETIHISEADLNFDLLNQFELDTGEPPFQMVEEGCAEYVSGYVANRFYNKYPSLTAPHNSQPPDNWTNHLSKGNLKIPSENLFKAVLQLERDFNNFHGDTLSKKPQVFKNLYKIVAPKIQLLNIPDEVILCLIRTRTYIRLNNLNNEQSSTRHSKKQEKIKKRKFTN